A portion of the Sulfuriferula sp. AH1 genome contains these proteins:
- a CDS encoding CmpA/NrtA family ABC transporter substrate-binding protein → MSAFDDPFDPKVKLASQGCSCGRHSSQAEHQLDEDARIGRVVETTVMRALFPHDETRRNFIRAVGASTAFAAISTLFPMSAAKALAADRAPLEKPDLKIGFVPITCATPIIMAGPMGFYSREGLNVSLLKTAGWAIVRDKVMNKEYDASHMLSPMPLAISLGLGSQAQPVDVAAIENINGQAITMHVKHKDKLDPKQWKGLKFGIPFDYSIHNFLLRYFLAEHGIDPDKDVELRIMAPPDMVANLRAGNIDGFLGPEPFNQRAVYEEVGYIHTLSRDIWDGHPCCAFGVSEGFAKNYPNTFAALFRAIASATEYAHKPENRNDIIKAIAPANYLNQPIPVLEQVMTGHFADGLGKVRNVPDRVDFDPFPWQSMAVWMLTQLKRWGYLKGEINYKQIAEEVFLATDARKRLKEMGLPAPASNYSKHTIMGKEFDPAKPEQYLKSFKISRA, encoded by the coding sequence ATGTCCGCTTTTGATGATCCATTTGACCCCAAGGTCAAGCTTGCCAGCCAGGGCTGCAGTTGCGGCCGCCACAGCAGCCAGGCCGAACATCAGCTGGATGAAGACGCCCGCATCGGCCGGGTAGTCGAGACCACGGTGATGCGCGCGCTGTTTCCGCATGATGAAACCCGCCGCAATTTTATCCGCGCCGTCGGCGCCAGCACCGCCTTCGCCGCCATTTCCACCCTGTTCCCGATGTCGGCAGCCAAAGCACTGGCCGCCGACCGCGCGCCGCTGGAGAAACCCGACCTGAAAATCGGCTTCGTTCCCATCACCTGCGCCACGCCTATCATCATGGCTGGCCCCATGGGATTCTATTCGCGCGAAGGCCTCAACGTGTCGTTGCTGAAAACCGCAGGTTGGGCCATCGTGCGCGACAAGGTGATGAACAAGGAATACGATGCTTCGCACATGCTCTCGCCGATGCCGCTCGCTATCAGCCTGGGATTGGGCTCACAGGCGCAACCGGTAGACGTGGCCGCCATCGAGAACATCAACGGCCAAGCCATTACCATGCACGTCAAGCACAAGGACAAGCTGGATCCGAAACAGTGGAAAGGCTTGAAATTCGGCATCCCGTTCGACTACTCCATACACAACTTCCTGTTGCGCTACTTCCTCGCCGAACACGGCATCGACCCGGACAAGGATGTGGAACTGCGCATCATGGCGCCACCCGATATGGTTGCCAACCTGCGCGCCGGCAACATCGACGGCTTCCTCGGACCCGAGCCGTTCAACCAGCGTGCTGTATATGAAGAAGTCGGTTATATCCACACCCTGTCGCGTGATATCTGGGACGGCCACCCCTGCTGCGCGTTCGGCGTATCGGAAGGTTTCGCCAAGAATTATCCAAACACCTTTGCCGCGCTGTTCCGCGCCATTGCCAGCGCTACCGAATACGCACACAAACCGGAGAACCGCAACGACATTATCAAGGCCATCGCCCCTGCCAACTATCTCAACCAGCCGATCCCGGTGCTGGAGCAAGTGATGACCGGACACTTTGCCGACGGCCTGGGCAAAGTGCGCAACGTGCCCGATCGCGTCGATTTCGATCCGTTCCCGTGGCAATCGATGGCTGTATGGATGCTGACCCAACTGAAACGCTGGGGCTACCTGAAAGGCGAGATCAATTACAAGCAAATCGCAGAAGAAGTCTTCCTCGCGACCGATGCGCGTAAACGCCTGAAGGAAATGGGCTTGCCGGCTCCCGCCAGCAACTACAGCAAGCACACCATCATGGGCAAAGAGTTTGACCCGGCCAAGCCCGAGCAATATCTCAAATCCTTCAAGATCAGCAGGGCATGA
- a CDS encoding sensor histidine kinase gives MPKPSTADYPDRLPDFCNLGVMLRILLGVEGLVWTTAWLQKPYLAEMWHLFVGYSVVVQASLLLTLVLLCVLRRPLQRLPYHWGAVASMAVALITTALVMDGLGHLFADAHLAMTWREAVNVIVVSALLLGYFNLRGRALSPALTEARLQALQARIRPHFLFNSLNAVLSLVRSEPRRAERALENLADLFRVVMADNRQLSPLRREVEISRQYLELEGLRLGERLRVVWHIDKAPGNALVPPLLLQPLLENAVYHGIEPATQPGEISVNIYRSDGQLHLIIRNPYQHDGQRHSGNKMAMDNIKSRLMLHFDVEASLHTQIHDDYYQVHITLPYRAAP, from the coding sequence ATGCCAAAGCCGAGCACCGCCGACTATCCCGATCGCTTACCGGATTTCTGTAATCTGGGCGTCATGCTGCGTATTTTACTCGGTGTCGAGGGTTTGGTGTGGACAACTGCATGGTTACAAAAGCCTTATCTGGCGGAAATGTGGCATTTGTTCGTGGGTTATTCGGTGGTGGTGCAGGCCAGTCTGTTGCTGACGCTGGTGTTGCTGTGTGTGCTGCGCCGGCCATTGCAGCGCCTGCCTTACCATTGGGGAGCAGTTGCCAGTATGGCGGTGGCGCTGATCACGACGGCGCTGGTGATGGACGGCCTCGGGCATTTGTTTGCCGATGCCCATCTGGCGATGACCTGGCGCGAGGCCGTTAACGTGATCGTCGTCAGTGCGCTGCTGCTCGGCTATTTCAACTTGCGCGGCCGTGCGCTGTCGCCCGCGCTGACCGAGGCGCGTCTGCAGGCATTGCAGGCGCGCATCCGGCCGCATTTCCTGTTCAACAGCCTGAATGCGGTGCTCAGTCTGGTGCGCAGTGAGCCGCGCCGAGCCGAGCGCGCACTGGAGAATCTGGCCGACTTGTTCCGCGTGGTGATGGCGGATAATCGCCAGCTCAGTCCGCTCCGGCGCGAGGTGGAGATCAGCCGTCAATATCTGGAGCTGGAGGGCTTGCGCCTGGGCGAGCGCCTGCGCGTGGTGTGGCATATCGACAAGGCGCCCGGCAATGCGCTGGTGCCGCCGTTGCTGTTGCAGCCGTTGCTGGAAAACGCGGTTTATCACGGTATCGAACCCGCTACCCAGCCCGGCGAGATCAGCGTTAATATTTACCGTAGCGATGGTCAATTGCATCTGATCATTCGCAATCCATACCAGCATGACGGTCAGCGCCACAGCGGCAACAAAATGGCGATGGACAATATCAAGAGCCGTCTGATGCTGCATTTCGACGTGGAGGCCAGCTTGCACACGCAGATACACGATGATTATTATCAGGTTCACATTACCTTGCCGTACCGGGCCGCACCATGA
- a CDS encoding phosphatase PAP2 family protein, with amino-acid sequence MGWGNVWLFHLINNVRFEHLDSMMLLGTALGNHQMFPIYLAALSLIAVVATNRIPVANPIQYRSLTNLWISAIAVFSIAYLLDGWLLGVLKPLLDFPRPPLALPVGTLHIIGQPEYHHSLPSGHSSFAMLVVASMWPVLGRWSKVAGALFVVWVGMSRVSLGAHFPADVLAGWLSSLMIVIAVRYAVSSKNKLSSVKGYTV; translated from the coding sequence TTGGGATGGGGCAACGTCTGGTTGTTCCATCTCATTAACAATGTACGTTTTGAGCATCTGGACAGCATGATGCTGCTGGGTACCGCATTAGGCAACCACCAGATGTTTCCGATTTACCTGGCGGCATTAAGCCTGATCGCAGTGGTTGCCACCAACAGAATTCCGGTAGCCAATCCCATTCAGTACCGTTCACTCACCAATCTATGGATAAGCGCGATCGCCGTATTCAGTATCGCGTATCTGCTGGATGGCTGGCTGCTCGGCGTGCTTAAACCGTTGCTGGATTTCCCGCGGCCGCCGCTGGCATTACCGGTTGGCACCTTACACATCATCGGCCAGCCGGAATATCATCATAGCCTGCCCAGCGGGCACTCCTCTTTTGCGATGCTGGTCGTGGCCAGCATGTGGCCTGTATTGGGGCGCTGGTCAAAGGTGGCCGGTGCCTTGTTCGTAGTGTGGGTCGGAATGTCGCGTGTCAGCCTGGGCGCGCATTTCCCGGCCGACGTGTTAGCGGGCTGGCTATCCAGCCTGATGATAGTAATAGCAGTGAGATACGCCGTTTCCAGTAAAAACAAGCTGTCCTCAGTGAAAGGCTATACTGTATGA
- the cynS gene encoding cyanase — translation MKRTDVTDLILVAKLAKGMKWADLAQAINLSKEWTTAALLGQMTLDAAQATTIGKLLDLPAEAIAALQIVPYKGSLPTTVPTDPLIYRFYELISVYGTSIKELIHEEFGDGIMSAIDFSMDISRVADPKGDRVKIVLNGKFLPYKTY, via the coding sequence ATGAAGCGTACCGATGTAACCGATCTGATACTTGTTGCCAAACTGGCCAAAGGCATGAAATGGGCCGATCTGGCTCAGGCTATCAACTTAAGCAAGGAGTGGACGACCGCCGCCCTGCTCGGGCAAATGACGCTGGATGCAGCACAGGCAACTACCATAGGCAAGCTGCTGGATTTGCCGGCAGAAGCGATTGCGGCCCTGCAAATCGTGCCTTACAAAGGCTCGTTGCCAACCACCGTGCCGACCGACCCGCTGATTTATCGCTTCTACGAACTCATCAGCGTGTACGGCACTTCGATCAAGGAACTGATCCATGAAGAATTCGGCGACGGCATCATGAGCGCAATCGATTTCAGCATGGATATTTCACGCGTGGCCGACCCTAAAGGCGATCGCGTCAAGATCGTATTGAACGGCAAATTCCTGCCATACAAGACTTATTGA
- the ntrB gene encoding nitrate ABC transporter permease, giving the protein MSKSLTFRAYLLSMLIFGMVLLGWYLATLPQQTAVTTQADAEYAALMGGGAVKKSGMPTPAEVGHTLREKLADPFYDHGPNDKGIGIQLGYSLARVLAGFSLAALVAIPLGFLVGMSPIMHRALDPYIQLLKPISPLAWMPLALYTIKDSSASAIFVIFICSLWPMLINTAYGVAAVKHDWLNVAKTLEVSPLRKAFLVVLPAAAPTILTGMRISMGIAWLVIVAAEMLVGGTGIGYFVWNEWNNLSLTNVIFAVLMIGVVGMMLDMIFGWLSRLVAYND; this is encoded by the coding sequence ATGAGCAAATCCCTGACTTTCCGTGCTTATCTGCTATCCATGCTGATTTTCGGCATGGTGTTGCTGGGCTGGTATCTGGCGACGTTGCCGCAGCAAACCGCGGTAACAACACAGGCCGATGCCGAATATGCGGCACTGATGGGCGGCGGCGCCGTCAAAAAATCAGGAATGCCGACACCGGCTGAAGTGGGGCACACGTTACGGGAAAAGCTTGCCGACCCATTCTACGATCACGGCCCTAACGACAAGGGTATCGGCATCCAGCTCGGTTATTCACTGGCGCGGGTACTGGCCGGATTCAGCCTGGCCGCACTGGTGGCGATACCGCTGGGGTTTCTGGTAGGGATGTCGCCCATTATGCACCGGGCGCTCGACCCGTACATCCAGTTGCTCAAACCTATCTCGCCGTTAGCGTGGATGCCGCTGGCGCTGTACACCATCAAGGACTCTTCGGCTTCGGCGATCTTTGTCATCTTCATTTGCTCATTGTGGCCGATGCTGATTAATACCGCTTACGGGGTGGCCGCAGTCAAGCACGACTGGCTGAACGTCGCCAAGACGCTGGAAGTGAGCCCCTTGCGCAAGGCCTTTCTGGTGGTATTGCCTGCCGCAGCCCCCACCATTCTGACCGGTATGCGCATTTCCATGGGCATCGCCTGGCTGGTGATCGTGGCAGCGGAAATGCTGGTCGGCGGCACCGGTATCGGCTACTTCGTGTGGAATGAATGGAATAACCTGAGCCTCACCAATGTCATCTTCGCCGTGCTCATGATAGGCGTAGTGGGCATGATGCTGGATATGATATTCGGCTGGTTGTCACGCCTGGTGGCATATAACGATTAA
- a CDS encoding ABC transporter ATP-binding protein, translating into MQTDFLKVEALSRIYPANRGQTAVPVFENVHFSIAKGEFVCIIGHSGCGKSTILNVLAGLDEPSSGVVIMDGREVSGPSLDRGVVFQGHALMPWLTVMKNIEFAVKSRWTDWSKEKISRHCQQFIDLVGLTGAEHKKPSELSGGMKQRVGIARAFSIQPKMLLLDEPFGALDALTRGVIQDELLKICGATQQTVFMITHDVDEAILLSDKIILMTNGPRARIAEIVVNTLPRDRTRNDIHKDPQYYRIRNHLVDFLVSRSRELAAVQDASYDPRHPPEVRPGEAEDDAAPRMLKQAAIHLV; encoded by the coding sequence ATGCAAACTGACTTTTTGAAAGTAGAAGCACTTAGCCGGATTTATCCGGCCAACCGTGGACAGACGGCAGTCCCGGTATTTGAAAACGTCCATTTCAGCATCGCCAAAGGCGAATTTGTCTGCATCATCGGCCATTCCGGCTGCGGCAAATCCACCATCCTCAACGTGCTGGCGGGGCTGGACGAACCCAGCTCCGGCGTGGTGATCATGGATGGTCGCGAAGTATCCGGCCCCAGCCTGGATCGCGGCGTAGTGTTCCAGGGTCACGCGCTGATGCCGTGGCTGACAGTAATGAAAAATATCGAATTTGCCGTCAAGTCGCGCTGGACAGACTGGTCCAAAGAAAAAATCAGCCGCCACTGCCAGCAGTTCATCGATCTGGTGGGGTTGACCGGTGCCGAGCACAAGAAACCGTCGGAGCTGTCCGGGGGCATGAAACAGCGTGTCGGCATCGCCCGCGCGTTCTCGATCCAGCCCAAGATGCTGCTGCTGGACGAGCCGTTCGGCGCACTGGATGCACTGACCCGCGGCGTGATCCAGGACGAACTGCTGAAAATCTGCGGCGCTACCCAGCAGACCGTATTCATGATTACCCATGACGTAGACGAAGCCATCCTGCTCTCCGACAAGATCATCCTGATGACCAACGGCCCGCGAGCACGCATAGCCGAAATCGTCGTCAACACGCTGCCGCGCGACCGCACTCGCAACGACATTCACAAGGATCCGCAGTATTACCGTATCCGCAATCATCTGGTGGATTTCCTGGTCAGCCGTTCGCGCGAACTGGCGGCAGTACAGGATGCAAGCTATGACCCGCGCCATCCGCCGGAAGTCAGACCCGGCGAGGCTGAAGACGATGCAGCGCCGCGCATGCTCAAACAGGCAGCAATTCATCTGGTTTAA
- a CDS encoding EAL domain-containing protein, producing MRNDSKFRLMFEAMPDAFLALDADGGFLDANRQACRRFGYAREEFLSMTIMDIDPGFDLAAFRQQWLQLDPGDTLAYSGQYHHKDGTVFNAEARFGVDLIDDRKTVLCLLRDNGNDKPAASRQDRLGKLYKALSEVNQAIVRMDDESALFPLVCRMAVDFGGLKMAWVGRLQPDSNTIALAASYGIAAEHLHAAVDAINDTLPGGEGPEAIVLRECRSVIVNNVGMGAGIVPWYDHAAIYGRATVGVFPIYRMGKLFAILVVCDSQPDAFDTEIINLLNEMSGDITFALDNFNRERERKQAVEVLRISEEKFAKTFRNSPNPISISTLAEGRLIDVNEAWMRITGYGYDEAIGHTTEELDIWKHPADREILAVELVNRGRAVDFEFVFKTRTGEVVCLVSAEIVEIQNERCLVLVAQDISGIKQAMTTISEQKNFLNAIFESEPECVKVVSCNGALMQMNSAGLVMLEVDSVEEAQASGLLDFILPDYRKAFADLHKSVCNGSSGVLEFPIIGRKGSQRWLETHATPLRNANGEIIALLGVTRDITEKKQSDQLIWKQANFDLLTELPNRFMFYDRLSQEIKKVQRKNQTLALLFIDLDRFKEVNDTLGHQVGDALLVGAASRIVGCVRQSDTVARLGGDEFTVVLSQLPDSSHVDEVARAIIAKLAEPFLLNGEQGQIYISASIGITLYPADGVDVEQLLRNADQAMYVAKNGGRNRFSYFTPSMQEQAQLRLGLLNDLRTALSAGQFLLYFQPIVEMSTGRIVKVEALLRWQHPKRGLVSPMDFIPLAEETGLIVDIGDWVFREAARWTSRWARLFANGVQVGINMSPIEFHSEMICITSRLAYLQELDLAGCSIVIEITEGLLLNAEPDITAKLMQFRDAGVQVAIDDFGTGYSALSYLNKFDIDYLKLDQSFVRDLATDASDMVLSEAIIAMAHKLGLKVIAEGVKTARQRDLLMNADCDYAQGYLYSRPVVAEEFEALLRFQHKL from the coding sequence ATGCGGAACGATAGCAAATTCAGGCTAATGTTCGAGGCAATGCCGGATGCCTTCCTGGCGCTTGATGCCGATGGCGGCTTTCTTGACGCTAACCGCCAGGCTTGCAGGCGTTTCGGATATGCACGCGAAGAATTCCTGAGCATGACGATCATGGATATCGATCCCGGATTCGATCTTGCTGCCTTCCGGCAGCAGTGGCTGCAGCTGGATCCCGGCGACACACTGGCGTATTCGGGCCAATATCATCATAAGGACGGTACTGTCTTCAATGCGGAAGCACGGTTTGGCGTGGATTTGATCGATGATCGGAAAACGGTACTGTGTCTGCTTCGAGACAACGGGAACGATAAACCGGCAGCGAGCCGGCAGGATAGACTGGGCAAACTTTACAAGGCGCTGAGCGAAGTGAATCAGGCTATCGTGCGCATGGACGACGAGTCTGCCCTGTTCCCGCTGGTATGCAGAATGGCGGTGGATTTCGGTGGCCTGAAAATGGCCTGGGTCGGCCGTCTGCAGCCGGACAGCAATACGATAGCGCTGGCGGCCAGTTATGGCATTGCTGCCGAGCACCTGCATGCCGCCGTTGATGCCATCAACGACACTCTGCCGGGAGGTGAAGGCCCGGAAGCCATTGTGTTGCGCGAATGCAGAAGCGTGATCGTCAATAATGTCGGAATGGGCGCCGGCATCGTACCCTGGTATGACCATGCTGCCATCTATGGACGGGCCACTGTCGGCGTGTTTCCGATTTACCGTATGGGCAAATTATTTGCGATCCTGGTGGTCTGCGATTCACAGCCCGATGCCTTCGATACGGAGATCATCAACCTGCTCAACGAGATGTCAGGCGACATCACTTTTGCGCTGGATAATTTCAATCGGGAAAGAGAACGCAAGCAGGCCGTGGAAGTGCTGCGCATCAGTGAAGAAAAATTCGCAAAGACGTTCCGCAATTCGCCTAATCCCATTTCGATTTCGACCCTTGCCGAAGGCAGGTTAATCGATGTCAACGAAGCCTGGATGCGGATCACCGGATATGGCTATGACGAGGCCATCGGCCATACCACCGAAGAACTGGATATCTGGAAACATCCTGCCGATCGCGAAATATTGGCGGTGGAACTGGTCAACAGGGGCAGGGCAGTCGATTTCGAGTTCGTTTTCAAAACCAGAACAGGCGAAGTGGTTTGCCTGGTTTCCGCGGAGATTGTCGAAATACAGAATGAGCGATGTCTGGTGTTGGTAGCACAGGATATTAGCGGGATTAAGCAGGCCATGACAACGATCAGCGAACAGAAAAATTTCCTGAATGCGATTTTCGAAAGCGAGCCGGAGTGCGTGAAAGTGGTTTCCTGCAACGGTGCCCTGATGCAGATGAATAGTGCAGGCCTTGTCATGCTCGAGGTGGACAGCGTGGAGGAGGCGCAAGCTTCCGGGTTGCTCGATTTCATTCTGCCCGACTACCGCAAGGCCTTTGCTGATCTGCATAAAAGCGTATGCAACGGCAGTAGCGGGGTGCTTGAGTTCCCTATCATCGGCAGGAAAGGTTCACAACGCTGGCTGGAAACCCATGCGACCCCGTTGCGCAACGCGAACGGGGAAATCATCGCCTTGCTGGGGGTGACGCGGGATATTACCGAGAAAAAGCAATCTGATCAGTTGATATGGAAACAGGCCAATTTTGATCTGCTGACCGAGTTGCCCAATCGTTTCATGTTCTATGACCGGCTGAGTCAGGAAATTAAAAAGGTGCAGCGGAAGAATCAAACGCTCGCGCTGCTCTTTATCGATCTCGACCGCTTCAAGGAGGTTAACGATACGCTCGGGCATCAGGTCGGGGATGCGCTACTCGTCGGAGCGGCAAGCCGCATCGTCGGCTGCGTTCGCCAGTCCGACACGGTGGCACGTCTGGGTGGTGACGAGTTTACGGTAGTCTTGTCGCAGTTACCCGACAGCAGCCATGTTGACGAGGTTGCCCGGGCGATCATTGCCAAACTGGCAGAGCCATTTTTATTGAACGGGGAACAGGGACAAATCTACATTTCGGCGAGTATCGGCATCACGCTTTATCCGGCGGATGGGGTAGACGTCGAGCAGCTGTTGCGGAATGCGGATCAGGCGATGTATGTCGCCAAAAACGGCGGGCGTAACCGGTTCAGCTATTTTACTCCTTCGATGCAGGAGCAGGCGCAATTACGTCTGGGTCTGCTCAATGATTTGCGCACAGCGCTGAGTGCCGGCCAGTTCCTGCTTTATTTCCAGCCCATAGTGGAGATGTCGACTGGACGGATCGTCAAGGTCGAAGCGTTGCTGCGCTGGCAGCACCCGAAGCGCGGCCTGGTTAGCCCGATGGACTTCATCCCCCTGGCCGAGGAGACCGGGCTGATCGTCGATATCGGGGACTGGGTGTTCAGGGAAGCGGCGCGCTGGACAAGCCGCTGGGCGCGGCTTTTCGCAAATGGCGTGCAGGTCGGCATCAACATGTCGCCTATTGAATTTCATAGTGAAATGATATGCATCACTTCCCGGCTGGCTTATCTGCAAGAACTCGATTTGGCGGGCTGTAGCATCGTGATAGAGATTACCGAAGGTTTGTTGCTGAACGCGGAACCCGATATTACCGCCAAGCTGATGCAATTCAGGGATGCGGGGGTTCAGGTGGCGATAGACGATTTCGGCACAGGCTATTCGGCGTTATCCTATCTGAATAAATTCGATATCGATTATCTGAAGCTTGACCAGAGTTTTGTCCGCGATCTTGCCACCGATGCCAGCGATATGGTGCTGTCCGAGGCGATTATCGCGATGGCGCATAAGCTCGGGCTCAAGGTGATCGCCGAAGGCGTGAAGACAGCCAGGCAGCGCGACCTGCTGATGAACGCCGATTGCGATTATGCGCAGGGCTATTTGTACTCCAGACCGGTAGTAGCAGAAGAGTTTGAAGCTCTGTTGAGATTTCAACACAAATTATAA
- a CDS encoding tetratricopeptide repeat protein, which produces MYTAFRLFIALLLAGNLAYADNLPTVHQIYQTAESGKLDDAHRMIEQVLQAHPESAKAHFINAEILAKQGALANAKNELDTAERLAPGLPFAKPQSVASLKQRIAASSPVQAANNGTLQSGQSVGQTFPWMMLLIGIGAAISIVWILKSIFSRNAGNASSSGMYGAGPVQNYPNGGIPANPAGYGGAPYPAQTGSGIGGNIVSGLATGAAVGAGIVAGEALMHHFTNGSNSTNNNGIINNPPVEDDNTQPQYDMGGSDFGLTDSSSWDDGSSDDSGSDGW; this is translated from the coding sequence ATGTACACAGCATTCAGGTTATTCATTGCTTTACTTCTGGCCGGCAACCTTGCCTATGCGGATAACTTGCCGACAGTTCATCAAATCTACCAGACAGCGGAATCCGGCAAACTGGATGATGCGCATCGCATGATAGAACAAGTGTTGCAGGCTCATCCCGAAAGCGCCAAAGCGCATTTCATCAATGCCGAGATACTGGCGAAACAAGGCGCATTGGCGAATGCGAAAAATGAGCTGGATACTGCCGAACGGCTTGCTCCCGGCTTGCCTTTTGCAAAACCGCAATCGGTAGCAAGTCTTAAACAGCGTATTGCAGCCAGTTCTCCGGTTCAGGCGGCAAATAACGGCACTCTGCAATCCGGGCAATCTGTCGGGCAGACCTTCCCGTGGATGATGTTGCTCATCGGTATCGGCGCGGCGATATCCATCGTATGGATATTAAAATCAATCTTTTCACGCAATGCCGGCAATGCTTCATCATCCGGCATGTATGGCGCGGGCCCCGTCCAGAATTATCCTAATGGCGGCATCCCTGCCAATCCGGCAGGATATGGTGGTGCGCCTTATCCGGCACAGACAGGCAGCGGCATTGGCGGCAACATTGTATCCGGGCTGGCAACCGGCGCCGCAGTCGGTGCTGGCATCGTGGCGGGCGAAGCGTTGATGCACCACTTTACGAATGGTTCAAATTCGACGAACAATAACGGGATCATTAATAATCCACCCGTTGAGGACGATAACACCCAGCCGCAATACGACATGGGCGGGTCTGATTTTGGTCTGACCGACAGCTCATCCTGGGACGACGGCAGTTCCGACGATTCGGGCAGCGATGGCTGGTAA
- a CDS encoding LytR/AlgR family response regulator transcription factor: MMNGPLRIFIVDDEAPARNRLHDLLQDCAGHIPLQVVGEAENGIQALQLLAQIGADVVLLDIHMPGLDGMAVAEQLVQRQHPAAVIFTTAYDTHALQAFDLNARDYLLKPVRAERLLAALRKVQANVPSRVPVRQHLSANERGRVLLVPVADIVCLRAEQKYVAARTATHTYLLEDSLTSLEQEFPQQFIRIHRNTLVARNAIAGFALKDQASEDGEHSGWVVLLRDSDECLPVSRRQYAVVKQFKQGNV, encoded by the coding sequence ATGATGAACGGGCCGCTGCGTATTTTCATTGTCGACGACGAGGCGCCTGCCCGCAACCGTTTGCACGACCTGTTGCAGGATTGCGCCGGGCATATCCCGCTGCAAGTCGTCGGCGAAGCGGAAAACGGCATCCAGGCGCTGCAATTACTGGCACAAATCGGGGCCGACGTGGTGCTGCTGGATATCCACATGCCCGGTTTGGATGGCATGGCAGTCGCGGAACAATTGGTGCAGCGCCAGCATCCGGCGGCAGTGATTTTTACGACGGCCTATGATACTCACGCCTTGCAGGCGTTTGATCTGAATGCCCGCGATTATTTATTGAAACCGGTGCGTGCCGAACGCTTGCTGGCCGCATTGCGCAAGGTGCAGGCCAACGTGCCGTCACGTGTGCCTGTCCGGCAGCATTTGAGCGCGAACGAGCGCGGGCGCGTGCTGCTGGTGCCGGTCGCTGACATTGTCTGCTTGCGTGCTGAGCAGAAATACGTGGCGGCACGCACTGCGACGCATACCTATCTGCTGGAAGACAGTCTGACCAGCCTGGAACAGGAATTTCCGCAACAGTTTATCCGTATCCATCGCAATACCCTCGTTGCGCGCAATGCCATTGCCGGCTTCGCTCTCAAGGATCAGGCTTCGGAAGATGGCGAACACAGCGGCTGGGTAGTGCTGCTCAGGGATTCGGATGAATGCTTGCCGGTAAGCCGCCGTCAATACGCCGTGGTAAAGCAGTTCAAGCAGGGTAATGTTTAA
- a CDS encoding DUF4337 domain-containing protein — translation MSEHGFHVHGAHDHAVEHEAESGSGLGQYVAIFTAILASIGAVVSYQGGATQNEAMMYKNEAVLKKTQASDQWNFYQAKSNKGHLMELAADMVPESKQAFYKKQIAKYEQDKAVIKQKAEALEAESAKANADSERVMHPHHRLAQSMTLIQIAISLASITVLTRRKWLFSLAAVAAAGGVSLWITALL, via the coding sequence ATGTCAGAACACGGTTTCCATGTGCATGGTGCACATGATCATGCAGTAGAACATGAAGCGGAAAGCGGGAGTGGATTAGGTCAATACGTTGCCATATTCACAGCGATTCTGGCATCCATAGGCGCGGTTGTGAGTTATCAGGGGGGCGCTACGCAGAACGAAGCGATGATGTACAAGAACGAAGCCGTGCTTAAAAAAACGCAAGCGTCAGACCAGTGGAATTTCTATCAGGCAAAGAGCAACAAAGGCCATTTAATGGAGCTTGCCGCCGACATGGTGCCTGAAAGCAAGCAGGCGTTTTATAAAAAACAGATAGCGAAATACGAACAGGACAAGGCCGTCATCAAACAGAAGGCTGAAGCCCTGGAGGCCGAATCGGCCAAGGCGAATGCCGACAGCGAGCGGGTGATGCATCCGCATCATCGCCTGGCACAATCCATGACGCTGATCCAGATCGCCATCTCACTCGCTTCGATCACCGTGCTCACGCGCAGGAAATGGCTGTTTTCCCTGGCGGCAGTAGCCGCGGCAGGCGGTGTCAGTTTGTGGATCACAGCATTGCTATGA